A single candidate division TA06 bacterium B3_TA06 DNA region contains:
- a CDS encoding hydrogenase accessory protein HypB, which yields MHKIVDLKDEESLLAHNRELAEKIHEQLAERGICSIDVMGAIGSGKTTILEKLVERLKNQYRIAVLAGDLTTTIDADRIGAHGVQTFQINTGKECHLDAHLISHAI from the coding sequence ATGCATAAGATTGTTGATTTGAAAGACGAAGAGAGTTTACTTGCGCATAATCGTGAGTTGGCCGAAAAGATTCACGAGCAGCTCGCAGAACGAGGCATCTGTTCGATCGATGTGATGGGTGCGATAGGCTCGGGCAAGACCACCATACTTGAAAAGCTTGTCGAGCGCCTCAAAAACCAGTACCGCATCGCGGTCCTTGCAGGTGACCTGACCACCACCATTGATGCGGATCGTATCGGCGCGCACGGCGTTCAAACCTTCCAGATCAATACCGGCAAGGAGTGCCATCTTGACGCGCACCTTATCTCCCACGCTATC